A single genomic interval of Agarivorans aestuarii harbors:
- a CDS encoding benzoate/H(+) symporter BenE family transporter — MRDWFVLSRVSAGFIAVLVGYTSSAVIVFQAAASAGASEQQISSWLWALGIGMGATSIGFSWYHKKPILTAWSTPGAALLVTSLSGLSVNQAIGAFLFSSLLITLVGLSGLMDKLIRWVPQSVASAMLAGVLLQFSLQLFQSLESQLILVASMLACYLIGKLYAPRYVMLITLAVGITAAFYLGLLAFSSVTLELAMPVWISPSFSWQAMLGVGLPLFVVTMASQNMPGIAALHGNGYRPAISSLISWTGIAGLLLAPFGGFAFNLSAITAAICMGKEADEDPSKRYYASIWAGVFYLLVGLMGATVVSLFAAFPQELVVAIAGLALISTIANSLSTALASSKGREAAAITFLVTASSVNLFGIASAFWGLSLGLFVHYFFSRGDLAEVVEQSCEAGNKA; from the coding sequence ATGCGTGACTGGTTTGTATTATCACGAGTGTCGGCTGGATTTATCGCAGTATTAGTGGGCTATACCAGCTCAGCAGTTATTGTGTTTCAAGCTGCTGCTTCGGCTGGAGCAAGCGAGCAGCAAATTAGTTCATGGTTGTGGGCTTTGGGTATTGGAATGGGCGCGACTAGTATCGGTTTTTCTTGGTATCACAAAAAGCCGATCCTTACTGCTTGGTCTACGCCTGGAGCAGCGTTGCTGGTGACTAGTTTATCCGGCCTCTCGGTTAACCAAGCGATTGGTGCGTTTTTGTTTAGCTCGCTATTAATAACTTTAGTGGGTTTAAGTGGTTTGATGGATAAGCTGATCCGTTGGGTCCCTCAATCAGTAGCCTCCGCCATGTTGGCTGGGGTGTTATTGCAATTTAGTTTGCAGTTGTTTCAATCTCTAGAGAGCCAATTGATATTGGTTGCCAGCATGCTGGCTTGCTACCTAATTGGCAAATTGTATGCCCCACGCTACGTTATGCTGATTACCTTAGCGGTAGGCATTACAGCAGCTTTTTACTTGGGTTTACTGGCGTTCTCTTCAGTGACTTTAGAGCTAGCCATGCCGGTGTGGATTAGTCCGTCATTCTCATGGCAAGCAATGTTAGGAGTGGGCTTGCCCTTGTTTGTGGTCACCATGGCCTCGCAAAATATGCCCGGTATCGCGGCTTTGCATGGCAATGGATATCGGCCGGCTATTTCTTCACTGATCTCTTGGACAGGTATCGCAGGATTGCTGTTAGCGCCATTTGGAGGTTTTGCCTTTAATTTGTCGGCCATTACTGCTGCAATTTGCATGGGTAAAGAGGCCGATGAAGATCCCAGTAAACGTTATTATGCTTCTATTTGGGCAGGCGTCTTTTATCTACTGGTGGGCTTGATGGGAGCAACTGTGGTGAGTTTGTTTGCCGCTTTTCCTCAAGAGTTGGTGGTGGCTATTGCCGGTTTAGCGCTTATAAGCACCATCGCAAACAGTTTATCTACTGCCTTAGCTAGCTCAAAGGGCAGAGAGGCGGCCGCCATTACTTTTTTGGTAACCGCTTCATCGGTCAACTTGTTTGGCATTGCCAGCGCGTTTTGGGGCTTAAGCTTAGGTTTGTTTGTACATTACTTCTTTTCTCGTGGCGATTTAGCAGAGGTAGTTGAACAGAGCTGTGAAGCTGGCAATAAAGCCTAG